A section of the Labrus bergylta chromosome 21, fLabBer1.1, whole genome shotgun sequence genome encodes:
- the h1-0 gene encoding histone H1.0 has translation MAETSAAPAKAKKAAKPKKPASHPKYSEMIVAAIVHDGGRSGASRQSIQKYVRKNYKVGDNVDVQIKLSLKRMVASGVLRHTKGIGASGSFRLAKPEDSKKPVKVTAAAAAKPKKAAKPSKAKKVAKPKKVTKTPEKNKKAAPKKAKKVAKKPVAASAKKTPKKTKAAKPKPKPKPKQAKAAKPKAKPTKKAAKPAKKK, from the coding sequence ATGGCAGAGACATCGGCAGCTCCTGCCAAAGCTAAAAAGGCAGCCAAGCCGAAGAAACCTGCTTCACATCCCAAGTACTCGGAGATGATTGTAGCAGCGATCGTTCACGACGGGGGCCGGAGTGGAGCGTCCCGTCAGTCCATTCAGAAGTACGTGAGGAAGAACTACAAGGTGGGTGACAACGTCGACGTGCAGATCAAACTATCCCTGAAGAGGATGGTGGCAAGCGGTGTGCTTCGCCACACCAAAGGCATCGGTGCGTCCGGATCATTCAGGCTGGCCAAACCAGAGGACTCCAAGAAACCAGTAAaggtgacagcagcagcagcagccaaacCAAAGAAGGCTGCGAAGCCCTCCAAAGCCAAGAAGGTGGCTAAGCCTAAGAAGGTGACAAAGACGCCcgaaaaaaacaagaaggcagctccaaagaaagcaaaaaaggTCGCAAAGAAGCCGGTAGCAgcttcagcaaaaaaaacaccGAAGAAAACAAAGGCAGCCAAGCCAAAACCAAAGCCAAAGCCAAAACAAGCCAAGGCAGCCAAGCCCAAGGCAAAGCCGACCAAGAAGGCAGCGAAACCAGcaaaaaagaagtaa